A genomic segment from Torulaspora globosa chromosome 3, complete sequence encodes:
- the RPN2 gene encoding proteasome regulatory particle base subunit RPN2 (ancestral locus Anc_7.274) produces MSLTSAEPLLALLKEQDDSVKSYALKSINDVVDVLWSEISNGIAEIEALYDDGAFPDRQMAALIASKVYYNLGEYETAVRFALAAGDCFDMDEKSQYVETIVSQSIEMYIRQSKQRYESRDVEVEDDEKLKAVFERMISKCVNAGEFKLALGIALEAFRQDLVEEILHSRLDQDSEANALKLINYVLTVTTTIIGSSEFKASLLKALFDVVTDMKSPDYFTVSKIVVNLNDSSLAVRLFENLNRHEDIQVSYQIAFDLVSSGPQELLDSLSDELSAKDYDSRLLDILSGLPTCDYHNTFLLKNKNIDIGLLNKCKSSLDGKFSLFHTAVSVANGFMHAGTTDNTFIKTNLTWLGKAQNWAKFTATASLGVIHRGNLSDGKKIMAPYLPGSRSTSRYIKGGSLYALGLIYAGFGRDIIDYLKSNIVENSSATGDEDIDVLLHGASLGIGLAAMGSASIEVYESLKEVLYNDSAVSGEAAAMGMGLTMLGTGNESAVHDMLTYAQETQHGNITRGLAVGLSLISYGRQEKADSLISSMSGSEEALLRYGGAFTVALAYAGTGDNKAVKRLLHIAVSDSNDDVRRAAVIALGFVLIRDYTTVPRIVELLSKSHNAHVRCGTAFALGIACAGRVLPSAIEVLEPLTKDPVDFVRQAAMIALSMILIQQTDKLNAKVSEINQNFLSVVTNKHQEGLAKFGACVAQGIMNAGGRNVTIHLENTEMGTLDTKSIVGLAMFSQFWYWFPLAHFLSLSFTPTTVIGVRGSDLSIPKFELNCHAKQDIFGYPKMYEEAADKEVEKVATAVLSTTARAKARAKKTKKEKDQSEDDKSSRDREEDKQEPTKERDNKDKEDEPNKVKYSAKPYKVENMSRILPQQARYISFNKDDRFIPIRKFKGVNDIMIVTDKSPNEPVELIETVRQTKDINAPLPTPFKVEDDLNYPNV; encoded by the coding sequence ATGTCATTGACTTCAGCGGAGCCCCTGTTGGCGCTGTTGAAAGAACAGGACGATTCTGTTAAAAGTTATGCATTGAAATCCATCAATGATGTGGTCGATGTGTTGTGGTCTGAGATTTCTAATGGAATCGCTGAAATCGAGGCGCTGTACGATGATGGAGCGTTTCCCGATAGACAAATGGCAGCACTGATCGCCTCGAAGGTGTATTACAACCTAGGAGAGTACGAGACCGCGGTAAGGTTTGCATTAGCTGCTGGAGATTGCTTTGATATGGACGAGAAATCTCAATATGTTGAAACAATAGTGTCTCAAAGTATTGAAATGTACATTAGACAGTCCAAACAGCGTTATGAGAGCCGGGATGTTGAAGTCGAGgatgatgagaaactgAAGGCTGTTTTTGAGAGAATGATATCAAAATGCGTGAACGCTGGTGAATTTAAGCTGGCACTAGGAATCGCTCTGGAAGCTTTTAGACAAGATTTAgttgaagagattttgCATTCGAGGCTGGACCAGGACTCTGAAGCGAATGCTCTGAAGCTGATCAATTATGTGTTGACGGTAACTACGACAATCATCGGCAGTAGTGAGTTTAAAGCGAGCTTACTGAAGGCATTATTCGATGTTGTGACTGATATGAAGTCCCCCGATTACTTTACCGTTTCAAAGATTGTGGTAAATTTGAACGATTCGTCATTGGCTGTTAGGCTATTCGAGAATTTGAACCGCCATGAAGATATTCAAGTATCTTACCAAATTGCATTTGACCTTGTTTCTTCAGGCCCCCAGGAATTGCTAGATTCACTGTCGGACGAATTGTCGGCAAAGGATTACGACTCAAGATTGCTAGACATTTTATCTGGCCTACCGACGTGCGACTACCATAATACTTTTCTGTTAAAAAATAAAAACATTGACATTGGATTATTAAACAAGTGCAAATCTTCCCTAGATGGGAAGTTCTCATTATTCCATACTGCCGTGAGTGTGGCAAATGGGTTTATGCATGCCGGTACGACCGACAATACATTTATAAAGACGAATCTAACCTGGCTAGGCAAAGCTCAAAACTGGGCCAAATTTACAGCAACGGCTTCATTGGGTGTCATCCATAGGGGTAACCTTTCGGATGGGAAGAAAATAATGGCACCCTATTTGCCTGGGAGCCGGTCCACTTCTCGTTATATCAAGGGTGGCTCGTTATACGCCCTGGGGTTGATTTATGCGGGGTTTGGTAGAGACATCATCGACTATTTGAAGTCAAATATTGTTGAAAACAGTTCGGCTACCGGCGACGAAGACATTGATGTGTTGCTGCATGGCGCTTCTTTAGGTATCGGTCTTGCTGCAATGGGTTCAGCAAGCATAGAGGTGTATGAGTCGTTAAAGGAGGTGCTGTATAATGATTCTGCGGTCTCGGGTGAAGCTGCTGCAATGGGTATGGGGCTAACGATGTTAGGAACTGGTAACGAGTCCGCCGTTCATGACATGTTGACTTATGCACAGGAAACTCAGCATGGTAATATCACGCGTGGTCTGGCGGTCGGCTTGTCCTTGATCAGCTATGGCCGTCAGGAGAAGGCTGACAGTTTAATTTCAAGCATGTCAGGTAGTGAAGAAGCGCTGCTGCGTTATGGTGGAGCTTTTACTGTTGCTTTAGCTTATGCAGGTACTGGAGACAATAAGGCTGTTAAGAGGCTGCTTCACATTGCAGTGTCCGATTCTAATGATGATGTTAGAAGAGCCGCTGTCATTGCATTAGGTTTTGTTCTAATTCGCGATTACACAACTGTTCCCCGTATTGTTGAGCTACTGTCGAAATCACACAACGCGCATGTCAGATGTGGTACGGCATTCGCTCTTGGTATCGCATGCGCTGGTAGGGTACTGCCATCCGCCATCGAAGTCTTAGAACCTTTGACGAAGGATCCTGTCGACTTCGTTCGTCAAGCGGCCATGATTGCTTTATCCATGATCCTGATACAGCAAACTGATAAATTAAACGCAAAGGTATCCGAAATTAATCAGAATTTCTTGAGCGTTGTAACAAACAAGCACCAAGAAGGGCTGGCAAAGTTTGGAGCTTGTGTGGCTCAAGGTATCATGAATGCTGGTGGGCGAAATGTAACAATTCATCTGGAGAATACGGAAATGGGAACTTTGGACACGAAATCCATCGTGGGACTGGCTATGTTTTCACAGTTTTGGTATTGGTTTCCGCTTGCACACTTCTTATCCCTCTCTTTTACTCCAACTACCGTAATTGGGGTTCGTGGATCAGATCTCAGTATTCCTAAGTTTGAGCTTAATTGTCACGCTAAGCAAGACATTTTCGGCTATCCAAAGATGTATGAGGAGGCAGCAGACAAGGAAGTTGAGAAGGTTGCTACAGCGGTTCTATCGACCACAGCTAGGGCCAAAGCAAGAGCGAAGAAGACtaagaaagaaaaagatcaaagtgAGGATGATAAATCTTCGAGGGATAGGGAAGAGGATAAACAAGAGCCGACCAAAGAACGGGATAATAAAGACAAGGAGGACGAGCCTAATAAAGTTAAATACTCTGCCAAGCCTTACAAAGTCGAGAATATGTCCCGTATACTGCCCCAGCAAGCCAGATACATCTCCTTTAACAAGGATGATCGTTTCATCCCTATCCGTAAGTTTAAAGGGGTGAACGACATCATGATTGTGACTGATAAAAGTCCTAATGAGCCTGTAGAGCTGATTGAAACCGTGAGGCAGACCAAAGACATAAATGCGCCTCTTCCTACCCCATTCAAAGTGGAGGACGATTTGAACTATCCTAACGTATAG
- the UTP7 gene encoding Utp7p (ancestral locus Anc_7.275), with protein MAKPSGKRRENQEAFERAPRAGVNKSRRKIRDKKLRAGLKRIDEQYNHAVSSAAATQYLLPESAGYLEAEDEMEKTFKVKQDEIKESVDASTANKALNLSLKEFGPYYINYSRNGTSLLIAGRKGHIASMDWRKGALRAELNVNEACYAATYLQNEQFFAVAQKKYTFIYDHEGVELHRLKQHIEARHLQFLPYHYLLATAGETGWLKYQDVSTGQLVAELRTKLGPTTAMAQNPWNAIMHLGHSNGTVTLWSPSMPQPLVKLLSARGPITSIAIDRAGYNMVTAGADQSVKIWDIRNFKELHTIDNFPTPASNVCISDTGLVAISRGPHLQLWNNALKAGAENKPCFGSMGRNYRNTPYMSHLMPGNKINNMQFVPFEDLLGTGHNDGVTNLIIPGAGEANYDALEINPFETKKQRQEQEVRTLLNKLPADSITLDPNVIGTVEKNASSRRLTAKDLAEISNENLDKAKLNKDIPQVRPDVKGKNSGLRSFLRKKTHNVIDERKLRVQRQMEKEKSARQRKHQVKQGLITEDHKDLVDEALGRFS; from the coding sequence ATGGCAAAACCGAGTGGCAAAAGGAGAGAAAACCAGGAGGCGTTTGAAAGGGCTCCCAGAGCTGGTGTTAACAAGTCGCGCAGGAAGATCAGAGATAAGAAGCTGAGAGCTGGCTTGAAGAGGATAGATGAGCAATATAATCATGCAGTTTCATCCGCAGCCGCGACCCAGTATCTGTTGCCCGAATCGGCAGGTTATTtagaagctgaagatgagatggaAAAGACTTTCAAGGTTAAGCAAGAcgaaatcaaagaaagcgtGGATGCCAGTACGGCAAACAAAGCATTGaatctttctttgaaagaatttGGGCCATATTACATCAATTACTCGAGAAACGGGACAAGTTTACTGATCGCTGGTCGCAAGGGCCATATTGCGTCAATGGATTGGCGGAAAGGCGCTCTCCGCGCAGAGCTTAATGTCAATGAGGCTTGTTATGCGGCCACGTACCTCCAGAATGAACAGTTCTTTGCTGTAGCTCAAAAAAAATACACCTTCATCTACGATCATGAAGGAGTCGAATTGCATCGTCTAAAGCAGCACATAGAGGCCAGGCATCTGCAGTTCCTACCGTATCATTATCTGCTTGCCACCGCAGGAGAGACTGGTTGGCTCAAATATCAGGACGTCTCGACGGGACAACTGGTAGCGGAACTTAGAACTAAGCTGGGTCCTACAACGGCAATGGCCCAGAACCCTTGGAACGCTATCATGCATTTAGGCCACAGTAATGGTACTGTGACGCTTTGGTCGCCATCGATGCCTCAGCCATTGGTCAAATTACTCTCTGCGAGAGGTCCGATTACGAGTATTGCCATCGATAGGGCCGGATACAACATGGTAACAGCGGGCGCAGATCAATCAGTCAAAATCTGGGACATAAGGAACTTCAAAGAGCTACATACAATCGATAACTTTCCAACGCCCGCCTCGAATGTTTGTATATCGGATACAGGTCTTGTTGCAATCTCCCGCGGTCCTCATTTACAGTTATGGAATAACGCATTGAAAGCTGGAGCAGAGAACAAACCCTGCTTTGGATCCATGGGACGGAATTATAGAAATACCCCTTACATGTCTCATCTCATGCCAGGTAATAAGATAAACAATATGCAGTTTGTGcctttcgaagatcttctgGGTACGGGTCACAATGATGGTGTGACAAATCTCATTATACCGGGTGCTGGTGAAGCCAATTACGATGCTCTAGAAATAAATCCTTTCgagacgaagaagcagaggcAAGAGCAAGAGGTAAGAACCCTGTTGAACAAATTACCGGCTGACAGTATAACTCTGGATCCAAATGTGATAGGCACTGTCGAGAAGAACGCTTCCAGTCGAAGATTGACTGCGAAGGACTTAGCAGAGATAAGTAACGAAAACCTGGATAAGGCAAAACTTAACAAAGATATTCCCCAGGTTAGACCCGATGTCAAGGGCAAAAACTCAGGATTGCGCTCATTTCTTCGTAAGAAGACTCATAATGTTATTGATGAAAGGAAACTAAGAGTCCAAAGACAGAtggaaaaggaaaagaGCGCTCGTCAAAGAAAGCACCAGGTTAAGCAGGGTCTGATTACCGAAGATCATAAAGACTTGGTAGACGAAGCACTCGGAAGATTTTCATGA
- a CDS encoding dihydroorotate dehydrogenase 2 (ancestral locus Anc_7.276), whose translation MFARNGFQVASKRFLFGGNPGHQTLKSNVGAKSLLYAAGLLGASAACLYATDARSAVHQYLFCPLIRLITPDAEKGHRLGIWLLKWGLAPKLLFDKDPASLHVEVFGKTLTNPIGCAAGLDKDAEAVDGIFATGFGYMEVGSVTPKAQPGNPKPRFFRLPQDGAVINRYGFNSAGHEEVQGNLAARVSRFLESYFADKEAIENLSLYRDKLLAVNLGKNKHGDTVNDYLKGVEKFQALADVLVVNVSSPNTPGLRNLQDSSKLTNLLCQVVTKRDSLIGEGDALGHSSHKPPILVKVAPDLSEEELKSIVESAKKSKIDGIIVSNTTVQRPTDLITPEDHLRNQVGGLSGKPLKPIALNALKSVAKYAKGSGLVLVGCGGISSGKDAIEFAKAGATFVQLYTAFAYAGPGLVAKIKDEVAEELRKEGKTWTEIIGQDNN comes from the coding sequence ATGTTTGCTAGAAATGGATTTCAAGtggcttcaaagagattcCTCTTTGGTGGTAACCCCGGTCATCAAACTTTGAAGTCTAACGTAGGAGCAAAGTCGTTGCTCTATGCGGCAGGTCTACTAGGTGCAAGTGCAGCCTGTTTGTACGCCACAGACGCTAGATCTGCAGTTCATCAGTATCTGTTCTGTCCATTGATCAGGTTAATAACGCCAGATGCTGAGAAAGGGCATAGGCTTGGTATTTGGCTATTGAAATGGGGGCTCGCTCCAAAGTTGCTGTTCGACAAGGATCCTGCCTCTCTGCATGTTGAAGTGTTTGGCAAAACTCTAACTAACCCAATTGGATGTGCTGCAGGTCTTGACAAGGATGCCGAGGCTGTTGATGGTATATTTGCTACAGGATTTGGCTATATGGAAGTTGGTAGTGTCACACCAAAAGCCCAACCTGGGAATCCAAAACCAAGGTTCTTCAGATTGCCTCAGGATGGTGCTGTGATCAACAGGTATGGATTCAATTCTGCAGGGCACGAAGAAGTGCAAGGGAATCTTGCCGCCCGTGTATCTCGATTTCTAGAGTCGTATTTTGCCGATAaggaagccattgagaaCCTGTCTCTCTATAGGGACAAATTGCTGGCCGTCAACTTGGGCAAGAACAAGCATGGCGATACTGTCAATGATTATTTAAAGGGAGTTGAGAAATTTCAGGCTTTGGCCGATGTTCTAGTCGTCAACGTCTCGTCGCCTAACACTCCAGGTTTGAGAAATTTGCAGGACTCGAGCAAGCTAACCAACCTTCTCTGCCAGGTGGTGACCAAGAGAGATTCACTGATTGGCGAAGGTGATGCGTTGGGTCATTCTTCTCACAAACCACCGATTTTGGTCAAAGTCGCGCCTGACTTGTCAGAAGAGGAACTGAAATCGATTGTTGAGTCCGCCAAGAAGTCCAAGATAGATGGTATTATAGTCTCCAACACCACTGTTCAGAGACCGACGGATTTGATCACCCCGGAAGATCATTTGAGAAATCAAGTTGGTGGTCTTTCGGGAAAACCGTTGAAACCTATCGCTCTCAACGCACTGAAGAGCGTCGCCAAATATGCCAAAGGTTCAGGTCTAGTACTTGTTGGCTGCGGTGGTATTTCGAGTGGTAAAGACGCGATTGAGTTTGCCAAAGCCGGTGCCACTTTTGTTCAACTCTACACCGCCTTTGCCTACGCCGGGCCAGGCTTGGTTGCTAAGATCAAGGACGAAGttgctgaagagctcaGGAAAGAGGGCAAGACTTGGACCGAGATCATAGGCCAAGATAACAACTAA
- the GET2 gene encoding GET complex subunit GET2 (ancestral locus Anc_7.277): MSELSDAEKRRLLRERRQKKFGNGGASSRLNKITGQVPDSQLDTSSPLDSPSSAEASETPVSSERAVGNTASTLEMDELIASVSKPPSSGMPPRSQGTRSVREDGSKSPQSADPQLDLFKRLMGSQQSDGSEPDLMSIFQSMNGDGDGETPTPFETEPVDQRMLDYHNFLVNRLKAWSILLKWLILSLYVYLITKESASHNLSLPQWLIEPSSFFPVFVGFEIVATSIYYQRLQSIEKSNNVDTLRNNSKIAKLVSLLPAQGHPIANLKGKILMALQYWDVLSMLITDVCFVLIAMGVCSYL; this comes from the coding sequence ATGAGTGAGTTGAGTGATGCTGAGAAACGCAGGTTGCTGAGGGAAAGAAGGCAGAAAAAATTCGGTAATGGTGGTGCCAGTTCAAGGTTGAATAAGATTACGGGACAGGTGCCGGATAGTCAGTTGGATACCAGCTCCCCGTTGGACTCGCCATCGAGTGCGGAAGCGTCGGAAACTCCGGTTTCTTCAGAGCGTGCTGTGGGCAATACGGCCAGTACACTGGAAATGGACGAGCTGATTGCTAGCGTATCGAAACCTCCTTCATCTGGAATGCCTCCCAGGAGCCAGGGTACGAGATCTGTACGGGAAGATGGGTCGAAATCACCGCAAAGCGCAGATCCGCAGTTAGATCTGTTCAAACGGCTGATGGGATCGCAGCAGTCGGACGGGTCTGAACCAGATTTGATGTCCATTTTTCAGTCAATGAACGGAGATGGTGACGGCGAGACTCCAACACCATTCGAGACGGAGCCGGTCGACCAGAGGATGTTGGATTACCACAATTTTTTGGTCAACCGTCTCAAGGCGTGGTCTATTCTTCTGAAATGGCTGATCCTTTCGCTATATGTTTACCTGATCACCAAGGAATCTGCGTCGCACAATCTTTCCCTGCCTCAGTGGCTCATCGAGCCTTCCAGTTTCTTCCCCGTCTTCGTTGGTTTCGAGATCGTCGCGACCTCTATTTACTATCAAAGGCTGCAGTCTATCGAGAAGAGCAACAATGTCGACACTTTGCGAAACAACAGCAAAATCGCCAAGCTGGTATCGCTGCTACCTGCGCAAGGACATCCTATTGCGAATCTGAAGGGCAAAATTCTCATGGCTCTTCAGTACTGGGACGTGTTGTCAATGCTCATCACTGATGTTTGCTTCGTTTTGATTGCCATGGGCGTTTGTAGTTATCTATAG
- the SEC28 gene encoding coatomer subunit epsilon (ancestral locus Anc_7.278) has product MNYFTIKQCYYTGDYPQTLQEIAKLNKVTDDTLTFYKHSASLALGRFETVEGSGKLDRAFKGYYEFLQSKDISQLKQLVSRDNGSPFELFLLALAESVLGNFEEGLQTCVAGIDNDEPVGTPELLLLAVQIALLMARPSTASTMLGNYASANEELLSSEDELIVNLAESYIKYAANQETTRSNFYYFEELSQSVPTWKTQLALLNSHLQQGNLPEASAVVELLESEHYAEGQKEVARLYRPHFLASKISLSIALNHGDADELREELAQLAPDSAFSSSHRDLQAKFDELVAKYSS; this is encoded by the coding sequence ATGAATTACTTCACCATCAAGCAATGCTACTATACCGGGGACTATCCGCAGACTTTGCAGGAGATCGCCAAGCTCAATAAGGTCACTGATGACACGTTGACTTTCTACAAGCACAGTGCAAGTCTGGCACTGGGAAGATTTGAGACGGTGGAGGGGTCTGGCAAGCTTGACCGGGCTTTCAAGGGCTACTACGAGTTTTTGCAGTCGAAGGATATTTCGCAATTGAAGCAGCTAGTTTCCAGGGACAACGGCTCGCCATTTGAGCTGTTCCTACTGGCCCTGGCAGAGTCGGTGCTGGGcaattttgaagaaggtcTGCAGACCTGCGTTGCAGGCATTGACAACGACGAGCCGGTGGGAACCCCggaactgctgctgcttgcGGTACAGATCGCTCTTCTCATGGCACGTCCGTCGACTGCGTCCACCATGCTGGGAAACTATGCAAGTGCCAACGAGGAGCTGCTGTCCAGCGAAGATGAACTGATCGTGAATCTGGCAGAATCGTACATCAAGTACGCCGCCAACCAGGAGACCACCAGGTCCAACTTCTACTATTTCGAAGAGCTGTCCCAGAGCGTTCCGACCTGGAAGACCCAGCTCGCTCTGCTCAACTCACACCTGCAACAGGGCAACCTCCCAGAGGCCAGCGCCGTCGTCGAGCTACTGGAGAGCGAGCATTACGCCGAGGGACAGAAGGAAGTCGCCAGACTGTACAGACCGCACTTCCTTGCCAGCAAGATTTCTTTGTCGATCGCTCTCAACCACGGTGACGCTGACGAGCTCAGAGAAGAGCTGGCACAGCTGGCACCAGACAGCGCCTTCAGCAGCTCGCACAGGGACCTACAGGCCAAGTTCGACGAGCTGGTGGCCAAATACAGCTCATAG
- the RCI37 gene encoding Rci37p (ancestral locus Anc_7.279): MGEDSSSSEKAELLSKPWFQDAYKSAVDFYKRDEQLDARDRLELSKAYQSIARAQFLGGWLGFSCVFLPPFAYRYYKTNAVRGVRVPRNFMLGLLAMFVTTRWAGKYMYSRKLAGLDPDGSLASRSSYEEHDEEATPESKTSLQRQYEMMKLLDGGFPAKWAAYFYMTYQNPGRRLPNPEVKLEQLKSGTSGRPSSFMNQRDPLQLYSGPAFDKKDTWPGSNTAPNGEEAASRSSWDAVRQSTNAPGSSWDRVRQHNGSKPSRLHSTPEDRDEKEDVLSLDHPTQSEFDALLERERKGEDDEL; this comes from the coding sequence ATGGGTGAGGATTCAAGTTCGTCGGAGAAGGCTGAGTTACTCAGCAAACCGTGGTTTCAAGATGCGTACAAATCGGCCGTTGACTTTTACAAGAGGGATGAGCAATTGGATGCCAGGGACAGATTAGAGCTCTCGAAGGCCTACCAATCGATTGCCAGAGCGCAGTTCCTGGGGGGCTGGCTTGGCTTTTCCTGTGTGTTTTTACCACCGTTCGCATACCGGTATTACAAGACTAATGCGGTCAGAGGCGTTCGTGTGCCTAGGAACTTCATGCTGGGGTTGCTGGCGATGTTTGTCACCACGCGTTGGGCTGGGAAGTACATGTACTCGCGTAAGCTGGCTGGTTTGGATCCCGATGGGAGCCTGGCTAGTAGAAGCAGCTACGAGGAGCatgacgaagaagcaacTCCCGAGTCGAAAACCAGTCTGCAAAGACAGTACGAGATGATGAAGCTACTTGACGGCGGGTTTCCTGCCAAATGGGCTGCTTATTTTTACATGACTTACCAGAACCCTGGTAGAAGGCTTCCCAACCCTGAGGTGAAGTTGGAGCAGCTCAAGAGCGGCACCAGTGGTCGCCCAAGCTCGTTCATGAACCAAAGAGATCCGCTGCAGCTGTATTCGGGCCCGGCGTTCGATAAAAAGGACACCTGGCCGGGGTCCAACACGGCCCCCAACGGTGAAGAAGCCGCTTCAAGGTCTTCCTGGGACGCCGTCCGTCAATCCACGAATGCTCCCGGCTCCTCATGGGATAGAGTACGGCAGCACAATGGCTCGAAGCCAAGCAGGCTACACTCCACGCCGGAAGATCGAGACGAGAAAGAGGACGTCTTATCTCTTGACCATCCTACTCAGTCTGAGTTCGATGCTCTCTTAGAGAGGGAACGAAAgggagaagatgatgagctttGA
- the THS1 gene encoding threonine--tRNA ligase THS1 (ancestral locus Anc_7.280) produces MSAQQAAQEVNNLSLNDKKSDHKAAKPNKKSKQQSLYLDPLPEFVDERIELFEKLQKQYNEKVASMPRVPLKIVLKDGSVKEATAWETTPMDIARGIAKSLADRLCIAKVDNQLWDLDRPFEGEEGQEIRLQLLDFDSEEGKKVFWHSSAHVLGEACECNLGAHICLGPPTDDGFFYEFAVRDSLKPVEGEERTVSQSDFPNLEGVAKDVIKQKQKFERLVMSKEDLLKMFHYSKYKTYLVNTKVPDGGSTTVYRCGTLIDLCVGPHIPNTGRIKAFKLLKNSSCYFLGDSNNDSLQRVYGIAFPDKKLMDAHMKFLAEASMRDHRKIGREQELFVFHEWSPGSCIWLPHGARIYNKLVDFMKTEYHKRGYEEVITPNMYNSKLWETSGHWGNYKENMFTIDIEKESFGLKPMNCPGHCLLFKARERSYRELPWRVADFGVLHRNEFSGALSGLTRVRRFQQDDAHIFCTPDQIEEEFEKIFDFLQYVYGVFGFEFKMELSTRPENYVGDIETWNKAESKLESALRKWGGKWELNPGDGAFYGPKIDIMISDALRRWYQCATMQLDFQLPNRFELEYKAKDNKDNESANENYERPVMIHRAILGSVERMTAILIEHYAGKWPFWLSPRQVLLVPVGVKYQEYAQQVRDKLHNAGFYADVDLSGNTLQKKVRSGQMLKYNFIFIVGEQEMTENSVNIRNRDIIEQQGKNATVNVDTVIEQLKRLADEKRVDNVLS; encoded by the coding sequence ATGAGTGCGCAGCAAGCTGCTCAGGAGGTTAATAACCTGTCTTTGAACGACAAGAAAAGCGATCACAAAGCTGCTAAGCCAAACAAGAAAAGCAAGCAACAATCGTTGTACTTGGATCCGTTACCAGAATTCGTGGATGAAAGAattgagctctttgagaagTTGCAAAAACAATACAATGAGAAAGTTGCCTCCATGCCTCGGGTGCCTTTGAAGATTGTCCTGAAAGACGGCTCAGTCAAGGAAGCCACTGCTTGGGAAACTACTCCAATGGATATCGCTAGAGGGATTGCCAAGTCGTTGGCTGATAGGTTGTGTATTGCCAAAGTTGACAATCAACTGTGGGACTTGGATAGACCTTTTGAGGGCGAGGAAGGGCAAGAGATCCGTCTGCAGTTGCTAGATTTCGATTCGGAGGAAGGCAAGAAAGTTTTCTGGCATTCTTCTGCTCATGTTCTGGGTGAGGCGTGTGAGTGCAATTTGGGAGCTCATATCTGTTTGGGTCCTCCAACTGACGACGGGTTCTTCTATGAATTCGCTGTCAGAGACAGTTTGAAGCCGGTCGAAGGCGAAGAAAGAACAGTCTCCCAAAGCGACTTCCCAAATTTGGAAGGCGTTGCTAAGGACGTCATCAAGCAGAAGCAAAAGTTCGAGAGGCTGGTCATGTCCAAGGAGGATCTGCTCAAGATGTTTCATTATTCTAAATACAAGACGTATCTGGTCAACACAAAAGTTCCAGACGGTGGCTCTACCACTGTTTACCGTTGCGGTACCTTGATTGACCTCTGTGTCGGTCCACATATTCCAAACACTGGGCGTATCAAGGCTTTcaaattgctcaagaactCTTCATGTTACTTCCTGGGTGACTCCAACAACGATTCCCTGCAAAGAGTGTACGGTATTGCTTTTCCAGACAAGAAGCTAATGGACGCCCACATGAAATTCTTGGCGGAAGCCTCCATGAGAGATCACAGGAAGATTGGTAGGGAGCAGGAGCTATTTGTGTTCCATGAATGGTCTCCAGGTTCGTGTATCTGGCTGCCACATGGTGCCAGAATTTACAACAAGTTGGTTGACTTCATGAAAACGGAATACCACAAGAGAGGTTACGAAGAAGTTATTACACCAAACATGTACAATTCTAAGTTGTGGGAAACTTCCGGTCACTGGGGCAACTACAAGGAGAACATGTTTACCATCGACATTGAAAAGGAAAGTTTTGGTCTAAAGCCCATGAACTGTCCCGGTCACTGTTTGTTGTTCAAAGCTAGAGAACGTTCATACAGAGAACTGCCATGGAGAGTTGCTGACTTTGGTGTTCTTCACAGAAATGAATTCTCAGGTGCCCTCTCCGGTTTGACTCGTGTCAGAAGGTTCCAACAGGATGACGCTCACATCTTCTGTACTCCGGATCAAATTGAGgaagaatttgagaaaatttttgatttcttgCAATATGTCTACGGCGTCTTCGGCTTCGAGTTTAAGATGGAATTGTCAACCAGACCTGAGAACTATGTTGGAGATATAGAAACCTGGAACAAAGCCGAATCTAAATTGGAATCTGCTTTGAGGAAATGGGGAGGTAAGTGGGAATTAAATCCTGGTGATGGTGCTTTCTATGGTCCAAAGATTGATATTATGATTTCTGACGCTTTGAGAAGATGGTATCAGTGCGCCACCATGCAATTGGATTTCCAATTGCCAAACAGATTCGAGCTGGAGTACAAAGCCAAGGACAACAAGGATAATGAGTCAGCGAATGAAAACTACGAGAGACCAGTGATGATTCATCGTGCTATCCTCGGTTCTGTTGAGAGAATGACTGCTATCTTGATTGAGCATTATGCTGGCAAATGGCCATTTTGGTTGTCCCCACGTCAAGTTCTGCTCGTCCCGGTCGGCGTGAAATATCAAGAGTACGCTCAACAAGTTCGCGATAAACTACATAACGCTGGCTTCTATGCCGACGTCGATTTATCTGGTAACACTTTACAAAAGAAAGTTAGAAGCGGTCAAATGTTGAAATACAACTTCATTTTCATTGTTGGTGAGCAAGAAATGACCGAAAACTCGGTAAACATCAGAAACAGAGATATCATTGAGCAACAGGGTAAGAATGCCACCGTAAACGTCGATACCGTTATagagcaattgaagagGTTGGCAGATGAGAAGAGAGTCGACAATGTCTTATCCTGA